CGCACCCTGAGGTCGGCGATGACGCGGGCCGCCTCCGCCGGGTCGCGGCTGAGATGGGCCTCGACCTCGATGCGGCGGGCGACGGGCAGCTGGTCTTCGACATAGGCCTGCAGGTCGGCCTCGGTGATGGGATCAGCGGGATGGTCCATCCGAGCCTCCTACGATCCTGAGATGGTGGGCCGGCTTGGCGCCGCCGCCCTTGTCGGACGTGCCGTCCTCGATGGCACGGAGCGTGGCGCGCGCACGGGCGAGCCTCGACATCAGCGTGCCGACGGGGATGCCGAGCGTGCCGGCGGCCTCGGCGAAGGTGAGGCCCTCGATGGTGACGAGGTGCAGGGCGGCGCGCTGCTCCTCCGGCAGCTCGAGGAAGGCGCGGCGGACCTGCGCCAGGCGCAGCTGGTGGTCCTGCGCCGGCGGCACGAAGGGGTCCTGCAGCTCCGCGGCCTGCTCGATGCGCCGGGCCTCGGCCTGGCGGCTGCGGTAGCGGTCGACGAAGACGTTGTGCAGGATCGACATCAGCCAGCTGCGCAGGCTGCGGCCGGCCTGGAAGCCGGCCCGCTTCTCATAGGCCTGCAGCAGGGCGTCGTGCACCAGGTCCTCGGCCTCCACGTCGCTGCGGGTCAGCGATCGCGCATAGCGGCGCAGGGCGCCGAGCTGGCCGGTGACGTCGAAAGGGGTGTCGCGAGACATCATGCAGCATATACGGAGCCCGCAGCCATTCTAATCCGGGCCGGCGCGAACTTTCCCGTCGCCCTCGAAGCGCGCCGCGCCAGG
This region of Labrys wisconsinensis genomic DNA includes:
- a CDS encoding sigma-70 family RNA polymerase sigma factor, encoding MSRDTPFDVTGQLGALRRYARSLTRSDVEAEDLVHDALLQAYEKRAGFQAGRSLRSWLMSILHNVFVDRYRSRQAEARRIEQAAELQDPFVPPAQDHQLRLAQVRRAFLELPEEQRAALHLVTIEGLTFAEAAGTLGIPVGTLMSRLARARATLRAIEDGTSDKGGGAKPAHHLRIVGGSDGPSR